From the Thermosynechococcus sp. genome, the window CCAATGTTTGATTTTGATGCCACCCTACCCCTGATGGCTGTGCAATTCTTGATCTTGACCGTCATTTTGAATGCGCTGCTGTACAAGCCCTTGGGTCAGGCGTTGGACAACCGGGACGAGTATATTCGCACCAATCTTCAACAGGCCAAGGAGCAGTTGCAACAGGCCACTGAGCTGGCTCAACAATATGAGCAGGAGTTGGCCAGTACCCGTCGCCAAGCCCAAGCCCTGATTGAAGAGGCGAGAGCTGAGGCCCAAAAAATAGCCACCGCCGAAATTGCCGCCGCCCAGCGGGCCGTGCAAGCAGAGTTACTCAAGATGCAAGCAGAGCTAGACCAGCAAAAGCAGGCAACACTACAGGCGCTGGCGGGCCAAGTTG encodes:
- a CDS encoding F0F1 ATP synthase subunit B', with translation MFDFDATLPLMAVQFLILTVILNALLYKPLGQALDNRDEYIRTNLQQAKEQLQQATELAQQYEQELASTRRQAQALIEEARAEAQKIATAEIAAAQRAVQAELLKMQAELDQQKQATLQALAGQVASLSEQLLAKLLA